Proteins encoded by one window of Planktothrix serta PCC 8927:
- a CDS encoding Cas10/Cmr2 second palm domain-containing protein: MTKLTITVLDTTGIQDYVFSSNRLGENIGASYLVSQATKEWAEKALQDLGKELNQEVHIPTRNSLHKIYIGNENVAGEIVYAGGGNTVLLFANAEYAKCFTQILSKRVLQEAPGLNIVAVHYKEFELGKGEFKKTLNQLLEKDLAKKKRERVASAPLLGLGITATCQSTQLPAVNTSEKYVDTDEEDIYLISRESEAKLKAVPKANQRLIEKFPGTFDPEIYDFPRRTDYLGRAEGESSYVAIVHADGNGMGNRFQKCGEGKSDQEAIIEMRKLSFSVEDAGINALKKVLNIINHSIKNGEIIGKIGKFNLKKSKNGKYYLPFRPLVYGGDDVIFVCEGRLGLELAATYLREFEEQKDIDGQPLNLTARAGICVVKTHYPFARAYQLVEELYGTAKKFIKEERERLKDFLEDPDNYYCSSIDWHFAASGVIGSLSEIRQREYKVSSGNMIMRPIRIKEHDEDDDQWRTWSNFINVVEHFNGYFDDIEGNEPWKDRRNKIIALREILREGSYKTEQFMKAYGIKKLPPFPQVDNLQQQGWCIQGEQHYCGYFDAIEAMDFYIGLKEDDNEYL; the protein is encoded by the coding sequence ATGACTAAACTAACTATCACTGTACTGGATACAACTGGAATTCAAGACTATGTTTTTAGCAGTAACCGCTTGGGTGAAAACATTGGAGCATCTTACTTGGTGTCTCAGGCTACTAAAGAATGGGCTGAAAAGGCTTTACAAGATTTAGGAAAAGAACTTAATCAAGAAGTTCATATTCCTACAAGGAATTCATTGCATAAAATTTATATTGGTAATGAGAATGTTGCGGGTGAGATAGTTTATGCAGGAGGAGGAAACACAGTTTTACTGTTTGCTAATGCTGAATATGCTAAATGCTTTACCCAAATTTTGAGCAAGCGAGTTTTGCAAGAAGCACCTGGTTTAAATATTGTGGCTGTTCATTACAAGGAATTTGAATTGGGAAAGGGAGAGTTTAAAAAGACGTTAAATCAGCTTTTAGAAAAAGACTTAGCTAAAAAGAAACGTGAGCGAGTTGCTTCTGCGCCTTTATTGGGTTTAGGAATAACAGCAACTTGTCAGTCAACTCAACTTCCCGCAGTCAATACTAGCGAGAAATATGTTGATACTGATGAAGAAGATATCTATTTAATTTCTAGGGAAAGTGAAGCCAAACTAAAAGCAGTACCAAAAGCAAATCAGAGATTAATAGAAAAATTTCCAGGTACTTTTGATCCTGAAATTTATGATTTTCCTCGTCGAACTGATTATTTAGGTCGTGCTGAAGGTGAGTCAAGCTATGTTGCCATTGTTCATGCAGATGGTAATGGAATGGGAAATAGGTTTCAAAAGTGTGGGGAAGGAAAATCTGACCAAGAAGCAATTATTGAGATGCGTAAACTTTCTTTCAGTGTTGAGGATGCTGGGATAAACGCTCTTAAAAAAGTCTTGAATATAATTAATCACTCAATTAAAAATGGAGAAATAATAGGTAAAATAGGCAAATTTAATCTCAAAAAATCCAAAAATGGTAAATACTATCTGCCATTCCGTCCTTTAGTTTATGGAGGTGATGATGTTATCTTTGTTTGTGAAGGAAGATTAGGACTTGAGTTGGCTGCAACTTATCTGAGGGAGTTTGAAGAACAGAAAGATATAGATGGTCAACCCCTTAATTTAACGGCTCGTGCTGGCATTTGTGTCGTTAAAACTCATTATCCTTTTGCTAGAGCGTATCAACTGGTTGAGGAGTTATACGGAACAGCTAAAAAGTTTATTAAAGAGGAAAGGGAGCGATTAAAAGACTTTTTAGAAGATCCCGATAATTACTATTGTTCAAGCATTGATTGGCATTTTGCAGCTAGTGGTGTAATTGGCTCTCTCTCAGAAATTCGTCAACGGGAATATAAAGTTTCATCTGGAAATATGATCATGCGACCTATCCGAATAAAAGAGCATGATGAGGATGATGATCAATGGCGAACTTGGTCAAATTTTATCAATGTAGTTGAACACTTTAATGGTTACTTTGATGACATAGAAGGTAATGAACCTTGGAAAGATCGTCGTAATAAAATTATTGCCTTGCGTGAAATTCTGCGTGAAGGGTCTTACAAAACTGAACAGTTTATGAAAGCATACGGGATCAAAAAATTGCCACCTTTTCCACAAGTAGATAATTTACAACAGCAAGGTTGGTGTATTCAAGGTGAACAGCATTATTGCGGTTATTTTGATGCGATCGAAGCAATGGATTTTTACATCGGGTTGAAGGAGGATGACAATGAATATCTATGA
- a CDS encoding RAMP superfamily CRISPR-associated protein, whose amino-acid sequence MNIYELQVQIKLLSDTTFGRGDGVAGLVDQEVEHDSYGFPYLRGRTLKGLLSEECDNLLILLKDEVFRHWNDVRNKLFGVAGSVIEKTSIMHVSDACLPQKLREAVKIQIEKEPERDKPALTPTDILHSLTTIRRQTAINPNNGTADRGSLRSARVVIRDRTNTPSRFTASLFFDEEPTADMKALLAVGVLALRHIGSGRNRGRGHVQCSLWNANGKNDITQDFVDRFGKIEEGK is encoded by the coding sequence ATGAATATCTATGAATTGCAAGTACAGATTAAACTTTTGAGCGATACTACCTTTGGACGGGGTGATGGTGTTGCTGGTTTAGTTGATCAAGAAGTTGAGCATGATTCTTATGGGTTTCCTTATCTACGAGGACGCACTTTGAAAGGCTTATTGAGTGAAGAGTGCGATAACTTACTTATATTGCTAAAAGACGAAGTTTTCCGACATTGGAATGATGTCAGAAATAAATTATTTGGTGTTGCTGGCAGTGTTATAGAAAAAACTTCTATTATGCACGTTAGTGATGCTTGTCTCCCACAAAAATTACGGGAAGCCGTGAAAATTCAAATAGAAAAAGAGCCAGAAAGAGATAAACCCGCTTTAACACCAACAGATATATTGCATTCACTGACAACAATTCGTCGCCAAACCGCGATTAATCCTAATAATGGTACAGCAGATAGAGGTAGCTTACGCTCGGCTCGTGTGGTGATACGCGATCGCACTAATACCCCGTCCCGTTTTACGGCTTCTCTATTCTTTGATGAAGAACCAACAGCAGATATGAAAGCACTTTTAGCCGTTGGAGTTTTAGCACTTCGACATATTGGAAGTGGACGAAACCGAGGGCGAGGTCATGTACAATGTAGTTTATGGAATGCTAATGGCAAAAATGATATTACACAAGATTTTGTTGATCGCTTTGGAAAAATTGAGGAGGGAAAATAA
- a CDS encoding RAMP superfamily CRISPR-associated protein — MKVITFLLETQQPVLATSFQGDPNSDVSYAYIPGSMIRGALIGRYLKRHPELPEDILSDADINKEVKRLFFDGNTRYLNAYLFCEKQKKRTLPVPLSWYRNKDEELPQNQEPALDVYDLSQSEPEQVSLKGLSEKLCTVNERQVVLYRENRRINIHTARDRTKGRSSATKRDPATNQVIQEGEGTIFRYEALDVKQTFQGVILCEDKDAQTIESLLKPTDIWLGGSRSAGYGHIKIEILSPDKPQELDNWNEIQIKKPEDRLNRKKLKITLLSDVILRDYCGQCSADPCLVKQAIEDKLLVQLPQATNVFISSTIVGGFNQKWGLPLPQVPALSAGSVFVFDAQLTTEEIKILEREGIGDRCIDGFGRIAVNWLGEYREFSATPPEPVTAKETQLEEKYHDLAGQIAENILRQKLEQFLVEKISHISINHISIRRKISNSQLSRLEIVAQQALTVQSRIPVFRLLRYLASNARNQFKNTEVLGIAERPKHLDEQIYDLLRKPIGNPESWIKNPQDLQVEVAGITRKLTLKLAREYTLRLIMAIAKKAKKEKNK, encoded by the coding sequence ATGAAAGTAATTACTTTTCTTTTAGAGACACAACAGCCAGTTTTAGCAACTTCATTTCAGGGAGATCCCAATAGTGATGTGTCTTATGCTTATATTCCTGGGAGTATGATTCGAGGTGCTTTGATTGGTCGTTATCTCAAGCGTCATCCAGAATTACCAGAAGATATTTTATCAGATGCAGATATCAATAAAGAGGTGAAACGATTATTTTTTGATGGCAATACTCGTTATTTAAACGCCTACCTTTTTTGTGAAAAACAAAAAAAACGTACCTTACCAGTGCCTCTTTCTTGGTATAGAAATAAAGACGAAGAGTTACCGCAAAACCAAGAACCAGCATTAGATGTTTACGATTTGAGTCAATCTGAACCAGAACAGGTATCGCTGAAAGGCTTAAGTGAAAAATTGTGTACTGTTAACGAAAGACAAGTTGTTTTATATAGAGAAAATCGACGGATTAATATTCATACAGCACGCGATCGCACTAAAGGACGTTCATCAGCAACAAAACGCGATCCTGCTACTAATCAAGTTATTCAAGAGGGAGAAGGTACTATCTTTCGTTATGAAGCTTTAGATGTTAAACAAACTTTTCAAGGCGTTATTTTGTGTGAAGATAAGGATGCACAAACAATTGAGAGTTTACTAAAACCAACAGATATTTGGTTAGGAGGTTCTCGAAGTGCTGGATACGGACATATAAAAATTGAAATCCTTAGTCCAGATAAACCTCAAGAACTTGATAATTGGAATGAAATACAGATTAAAAAACCTGAAGATAGACTCAATCGTAAAAAGCTAAAAATAACTCTTCTTAGTGATGTAATACTCCGCGATTACTGTGGGCAATGTTCAGCCGATCCTTGTTTGGTAAAACAAGCAATTGAAGATAAATTGCTTGTGCAGCTACCTCAAGCAACTAATGTATTTATCAGCAGTACCATTGTTGGTGGATTTAATCAGAAATGGGGTTTACCTTTACCTCAAGTACCAGCTTTATCAGCAGGCAGTGTGTTTGTATTTGATGCACAATTGACAACTGAAGAAATAAAAATTTTGGAAAGAGAAGGAATTGGCGATCGCTGCATTGATGGTTTTGGGAGAATTGCTGTTAATTGGTTAGGAGAATACCGAGAATTTTCAGCTACACCGCCAGAGCCAGTTACAGCCAAGGAAACTCAGCTAGAGGAAAAATACCATGACTTAGCTGGACAAATAGCTGAAAATATTTTACGCCAAAAATTGGAGCAGTTTCTTGTAGAAAAAATTAGTCATATCAGCATAAATCATATAAGTATACGACGCAAGATTAGCAACAGTCAACTTTCTCGATTAGAGATTGTCGCTCAACAGGCTTTGACTGTTCAAAGTCGCATTCCCGTTTTTAGGTTACTACGTTACTTAGCCTCAAATGCTCGTAATCAGTTTAAGAACACTGAAGTTTTAGGGATTGCTGAACGACCTAAACATCTTGATGAGCAAATTTATGATTTGTTGAGAAAACCAATAGGAAATCCTGAATCATGGATTAAAAATCCACAAGATTTACAAGTAGAGGTTGCTGGAATTACTAGAAAACTGACTCTTAAGTTAGCTAGAGAATACACATTACGCTTAATTATGGCAATTGCTAAGAAAGCTAAAAAGGAGAAAAATAAATGA